The following are encoded together in the Brassica napus cultivar Da-Ae chromosome A9, Da-Ae, whole genome shotgun sequence genome:
- the LOC106368556 gene encoding pentatricopeptide repeat-containing protein At2g25580, with product MYRKLSFFPRANYARNEPGSFSKTLLRHLSTAVERLGFSNPNEHRADDDSSHTSGDINPRAGFYGNEVSARTQQSQSSWSRNLNSNSGYWRSSDYNRNGWHSGSSKIEETLEEFDSYCENYLLKKAIESMESLESMGHVLDLARLLRLVHLCGEDHLSLEDSLLREAKVSLQGKIRVWVHHSDANYLKYYTDLVVEEFDAFCRQGNVKKALYTMDTLASLSHPVDLARLMGLAKLCGEVEASEEAKFVHGKIISLGCVLDVSSYHVLIEMYSNCGLMNEASSVFEEMSEKTLETWCVMIRCLAKNGLGEDAIDMFTRFKKNQGNKPDGGLFRGVFYACGLLGDVDEGLLHFVSMSKDYGIVPTMEDYVSVVEMLALPGLLDEALAFVERMPMEPNVDVWETLMNLSRVHGDLELGDRCAEIVEELDPTRLNQQSRDGYLPVKASDVEKASLKKRSGIHGLGRISNSRTHEYRAGDTNLPENDELLQILRNLRTHMLERGYVCQTKLALHDVDEESKENALLAHSERIAFARALLNTPPRNQFTILKNLRVCIDCHNAFKIMADIVGRPVVMRDAKRFHHLKDGKCSCKDYW from the coding sequence ATGTATAGGAAGCTATCTTTCTTTCCCAGAGCAAACTACGCTCGCAATGAACCTGGCTCTTTCTCCAAAACTCTCCTGAGGCATCTCAGCACGGCTGTTGAAAGGTTAGGTTTTTCAAACCCTAACGAACACCGAGCCGATGATGATTCATCACACACCTCCGGCGATATAAACCCTAGAGCAGGGTTTTACGGAAACGAAGTTAGTGCTCGGACACAACAGAGTCAGAGTTCTTGGTCACGGAACCTCAATTCCAACAGCGGTTACTGGAGAAGCTCTGATTACAACAGAAACGGTTGGCACTCAGGTAGTTCCAAGATTGAAGAAACGCTTGAAGAGTTTGATTCGTATTGCGAAAACTATCTTCTCAAAAAGGCTATAGAGTCTATGGAATCGTTGGAGAGTATGGGCCATGTTCTGGACTTAGCTAGGCTCTTACGGTTAGTGCATCTATGTGGAGAAGACCATCTTTCTCTAGAAGACAGCCTTTTGCGAGAAGCCAAGGTCTCTCTTCAGGGGAAGATCAGAGTGTGGGTTCACCACTCGGATGCTAACTACTTGAAGTATTACACTGATCTTGTGGTTGAGGAGTTTGACGCGTTTTGCAGACAAGGGAATGTTAAAAAGGCTTTGTATACGATGGATACGTTGGCTAGTTTGAGTCATCCTGTGGATTTAGCTAGGCTGATGGGATTAGCTAAGCTGTGTGGGGAAGTAGAGGCTTCAGAGGAAGCCAAGTTTGTTCACGGGAAGATTATCTCCTTGGGTTGTGTTTTGGATGTGAGTTCATATCATGTGTTGATAGAGATGTACTCCAACTGTGGGCTGATGAATGAAGCATCGAGTGTTTTCGAGGAAATGAGTGAGAAGACTCTGGAGACTTGGTGCGTTATGATAAGATGTTTGGCGAAGAATGGACTAGGAGAAGACGCTATTGATATGTTTACTCGTTTCAAAAAAAACCAAGGAAACAAACCTGACGGTGGACTGTTCAGAGGAGTGTTCTATGCGTGCGGGTTGCTAGGTGATGTTGACGAAGGGTTGTTGCATTTTGTGTCGATGTCCAAAGACTATGGCATCGTTCCTACCATGGAGGACTATGTAAGCGTCGTTGAGATGTTGGCCTTACCAGGATTGTTAGACGAAGCTTTAGCATTTGTTGAGAGAATGCCTATGGAGCCAAATGTTGATGTGTGGGAAACACTGATGAACCTTTCTCGAGTACACGGGGATCTAGAGCTTGGAGATCGGTGCGCTGAGATTGTCGAGGAGTTAGATCCTACGCGGTTGAACCAACAGTCAAGGGACGGTTATCTTCCGGTTAAGGCATCAGATGTTGAAAAAGCGAGTCTGAAGAAAAGATCAGGGATTCATGGTCTTGGCAGAATCTCAAACTCTAGGACGCATGAATATAGAGCAGGGGATACCAATCTACCTGAGAACGATGAGCTTTTACAGATATTGAGAAACTTAAGGACGCATATGCTAGAAAGGGGCTATGTCTGTCAAACGAAATTAGCTTTGCATGATGTAGACGAAGAGAGTAAAGAGAATGCACTTCTTGCACATAGCGAGAGAATAGCTTTTGCTCGTGCTCTTCTCAACACGCCACCTCGTAATCAGTTCACGATCCTGAAGAACCTTCGTGTGTGTATTGATTGTCATAACGCCTTCAAGATTATGGCGGATATAGTTGGTAGACCGGTGGTCATGCGAGATGCAAAGAGATTCCACCATCTCAAAGATGGAAAATGCAGCTGCAAGGACTATTGGTGA
- the BNAA09G40850D gene encoding uncharacterized protein BNAA09G40850D, with the protein MLRRLILRQVSAAAAESKLGRRIHGCDQRRGIHSRNKKAMEYVAKGWSAIKEVDRVIDYCELNDRRLIPLLRGAKENFELALEADNLNTHARFWLSKLHLKYHVPGACKAIGAALLVEAADMGNADAQYELGCRLRVENDHVQSDQQAFHYIENAVDQLHPGALYLLGIVYLTGDCVKQDMDSAVWCFHRASEKGHAGAAIAYGSLLLRGVQVPESLTRMNAVGVPPPKRSRENMDMNPLELAKEQFQVAARAGCDLGLKWLQRLEQEEKLLLNQEDNEYASA; encoded by the exons ATGCTCCGCCGCCTGATTCTCCGGCAAGTTTCCGCCGCCGCCGCGGAATCGAAGTTAGGTCGTCGAATTCACGGATGCGATCAGCGA AGAGGGATACACAGCAGGAACAAGAAGGCGATGGAGTACGTAGCGAAAGGATGGAGCGCGATTAAGGAAGTGGATAGAGTCATTGACTACTGTGAACTCAATGATCGACGCCTTATCCCTCTCCTCAGG GGAGCTAAAGAGAACTTTGAGCTTGCTCTTGAGGCTGATAATCTCAACACTCATGCTAGATTTTGGCTTTCTAAGTTGCACTTGAAGTATCATGTTCCTGGTGCCTGTAAAGCTAT TGGAGCTGCTTTGCTTGTCGAGGCAGCAGACATGGGTAATGCAGATGCTCAGTATGAGCTGGGTTGTCGTTTAAGAGTCGAG AATGATCATGTCCAGTCAGATCAGCAAGCCTTTCATTATATAGAGAATGCTGTTGATCAG CTGCATCCAGGTGCCCTTTACCTTTTAGGGATAGTGTATCTGACAGGAGACTGTGTGAAGCAAGATATGGATTCCGCTGTATGGTGCTTCCACAGGGCTTCAGAGAAG GGACATGCCGGTGCTGCTATAGCGTATGGATCTCTTTTACTTAGAG GTGTGCAAGTCCCGGAATCTCTAACAAGAATGAACGCGGTGGGAGTTCCGCCGCCCAAGAGATCAAGAGAAAACATGGATATGAATCCGTTAGAGTTGGCCAAAGAGCAGTTCCAAGTCGCTGCGAGAGCAGGATGTGATCTCGGGCTGAAATGGCTGCAAAGGTTGGAGCAGGAAGAGAAACTTCTTTTGAACCAAGAAGATAACGAATATGCATCTGCATAA
- the LOC106363673 gene encoding NEP1-interacting protein-like 2, whose translation MDIIAFTSFDQTFYHQPSRKNSVCISFYQRFQRFAIDDTDGTLVCTGLDPPFHFPSRQINLNLISHQLSPRHLFRLIDSRLHDRTLSRRIAEKIAAEAVQYVGFLQPYVMSVYVVKTQQVVSLREKEEEEESTTCAICLEGLYKNDETFDLPYCSHRFHSTCVGEWLQSHNSCPLCREILLEEYVETDFD comes from the coding sequence ATGGATATCATTGCGTTTACGTCCTTTGATCAAACCTTTTACCATCAGCCCTCACGCAAAAACAGTGTTTGCATCAGTTTCTATCAAAGATTCCAGCGATTCGCCATTGACGATACCGATGGAACCCTCGTCTGTACAGGACTGGACCCGCCGTTTCATTTTCCCTCCCGTCAAATAAACCTGAATCTCATCAGCCACCAGTTAAGCCCGAGACATCTGTTTAGGCTCATCGACTCTCGTCTCCATGATCGTACCTTGTCCCGTCGCATCGCAGAAAAAATCGCAGCTGAGGCGGTTCAATACGTTGGGTTTCTTCAACCTTACGTCATGTCTGTTTATGTCGTTAAGACCCAACAGGTGGTCTCTCttagggaaaaagaagaagaagaagagtctaCTACATGTGCCATCTGTTTGGAGGGTTTGTACAAGAACGATGAGACGTTTGATTTGCCATATTGTTCGCACCGGTTTCATTCTACATGTGTCGGAGAGTGGTTACAGAGTCATAATTCTTGCCCTCTCTGTCGTGAAATTCTGCTTGAGGAGTATGTTGAAACTGATTTTGATTAG